In Desulfovibrio sp. 86, the following proteins share a genomic window:
- a CDS encoding 4Fe-4S dicluster domain-containing protein encodes MPKTFLVDTTRCTACRGCQLACKEWHDLPANHTKQLGTHQNPPDLNPNNLKIVRFHEYVNDEGNVVWNFFPDQCRHCQTPPCMDVADMSVPGAIIQDKKTGAVLATDKSAKLSEEDAQAVQEACPYNIPRRDPKSGRLTKCDMCIDRVSAGMQPICVKTCPTGAMVFGEREEILPVAQKRLETAKKRWPKAFLADMEDVSVIYLLADTKDKYYEFAAFM; translated from the coding sequence ATGCCGAAAACATTCTTAGTTGACACCACGCGGTGCACGGCATGTCGTGGCTGCCAGTTGGCCTGTAAGGAATGGCACGATCTGCCCGCCAATCACACCAAGCAGCTCGGCACGCACCAGAATCCGCCGGACCTGAACCCGAACAACCTCAAAATTGTCCGGTTTCACGAATATGTGAACGATGAAGGCAACGTGGTCTGGAACTTTTTTCCCGACCAGTGCCGCCATTGCCAGACGCCCCCCTGCATGGACGTGGCCGATATGAGCGTGCCCGGGGCCATTATTCAGGACAAGAAAACCGGCGCCGTGCTGGCCACGGACAAATCCGCCAAGCTCAGTGAAGAAGACGCCCAGGCCGTGCAGGAAGCCTGCCCCTACAACATACCGAGGCGCGACCCCAAAAGCGGCCGCCTGACCAAGTGCGATATGTGCATTGACCGTGTTTCTGCGGGTATGCAGCCTATCTGCGTCAAAACCTGCCCCACGGGGGCCATGGTTTTCGGTGAGCGTGAAGAGATACTGCCTGTGGCCCAAAAGCGTCTTGAAACAGCCAAAAAGCGCTGGCCCAAGGCCTTTCTTGCCGACATGGAAGACGTGAGCGTCATCTATCTTCTGGCTGACACCAAGGACAAGTATTACGAGTTCGCAGCGTTTATGTAG
- the mazG gene encoding nucleoside triphosphate pyrophosphohydrolase: MEKSAVEELQAVIDKLTSPEGCPWDKEQTAQSLADYVIEESHELVSAIRSGNVADIREELGDVAFLLLFVARLYEKEGQFSFADALNNNKAKMIRRHPHVFGDTVFDSLDEQLKAWEKIKRAEHADEEGKPKGLYDSLPESLPPLLKAYRIHSKAARVGFTWPEDEEVEQQVEAEWLEWLDASASNDAEAQKHELGDLLFSITELGRRKGIKASEALDLATRRFLKRFARMEELARQQGQDFTALSLDEKDELWNTAKAEEEARS; encoded by the coding sequence ATGGAAAAGAGCGCAGTTGAAGAATTGCAGGCCGTCATTGACAAACTCACCAGCCCCGAGGGCTGTCCCTGGGACAAGGAGCAGACCGCCCAGTCCCTGGCCGACTACGTCATTGAGGAAAGCCACGAGCTGGTCAGCGCCATACGCTCCGGCAATGTGGCCGACATCCGCGAAGAGCTGGGCGATGTGGCCTTTCTGCTGCTTTTTGTGGCCCGCCTGTATGAAAAGGAAGGGCAGTTCAGCTTTGCCGACGCCCTCAACAACAACAAGGCCAAGATGATCCGCCGCCATCCGCACGTTTTTGGCGACACGGTTTTTGACAGCCTGGACGAGCAGCTCAAAGCCTGGGAAAAAATCAAAAGGGCCGAGCATGCCGACGAAGAGGGCAAGCCCAAGGGGCTCTATGACAGCCTGCCGGAAAGCCTGCCCCCCCTGCTCAAGGCCTATCGCATCCACTCCAAGGCTGCCCGCGTCGGGTTTACCTGGCCCGAGGACGAAGAAGTGGAGCAGCAGGTTGAAGCCGAATGGCTGGAGTGGCTGGACGCGTCCGCCAGCAACGATGCCGAGGCGCAAAAGCACGAACTGGGCGACCTGCTTTTCAGCATTACCGAACTGGGACGCCGCAAGGGCATCAAGGCCAGCGAGGCCCTGGACCTTGCCACGCGCCGCTTTCTGAAGCGTTTTGCCCGCATGGAAGAACTGGCCCGCCAGCAGGGACAGGACTTTACGGCCCTGAGCCTCGATGAAAAGGACGAACTGTGGAATACGGCCAAGGCAGAGGAAGAGGCCCGGTCCTGA
- a CDS encoding glycosyltransferase family 2 protein, with protein sequence MNRPGIPLLALIVPCYNEEEILPKTMDALSSVLTECKAKGLIQDESYVLYVNDGSADGTWRLLEERHAADPFCRAISFAGNAGHQNAVWAGMITARDWGVDCIISLDADLQDDIAAIPRMLEQYANGSDIVYGVRCDRSTDTAFKRRTARMFYGFMRWLKVPLIPDHADYRLVSRPVLEILDNIREQGLFLRGLFPSLGFSHSEVHYERRERTAGESKYPFWKMVSFAWKGITSCSAAPLRLAGFMSFILMIAALAYTCVSLFKYAMGETIQGWTSMIIVVLLLGSVQLFCLALMGEYIAKMFAEVKNRPRYIVEKKLWAGPSTRTSLPKGDGPGQDA encoded by the coding sequence ATGAATCGACCTGGCATTCCTTTATTGGCGCTGATTGTGCCTTGTTATAATGAAGAAGAGATTTTGCCCAAAACTATGGACGCGCTCTCGAGCGTGCTCACAGAGTGCAAGGCCAAGGGGCTCATCCAGGATGAAAGCTATGTCCTGTATGTAAATGACGGCAGCGCGGACGGCACCTGGCGCTTGCTTGAAGAACGCCATGCCGCCGATCCCTTTTGCAGGGCCATCAGCTTTGCGGGCAATGCCGGTCACCAGAACGCCGTATGGGCGGGTATGATCACCGCGCGGGACTGGGGCGTTGATTGCATCATAAGCCTTGATGCGGACCTGCAGGACGACATTGCCGCCATTCCCAGGATGCTGGAGCAGTATGCCAATGGCAGCGATATCGTTTACGGCGTGCGTTGCGACCGCAGTACCGATACCGCCTTCAAGCGACGTACCGCGCGGATGTTCTATGGTTTCATGCGCTGGCTGAAAGTTCCCCTCATTCCCGACCATGCCGACTATCGGCTTGTGAGTCGCCCTGTGCTTGAGATTCTTGACAATATCCGTGAGCAGGGGCTGTTTTTGCGTGGGCTGTTTCCCTCTCTGGGCTTCAGTCACAGCGAGGTGCACTATGAGCGCCGCGAGCGCACAGCGGGTGAAAGCAAGTATCCTTTCTGGAAGATGGTTTCTTTCGCCTGGAAAGGGATCACCTCATGCAGCGCGGCCCCGTTGCGCCTTGCTGGATTTATGAGTTTTATCCTGATGATTGCCGCTCTGGCCTACACGTGCGTTTCGCTTTTCAAGTATGCCATGGGCGAAACAATCCAGGGCTGGACGTCCATGATTATCGTGGTGCTGCTGCTTGGGTCTGTACAGTTGTTTTGCCTTGCGCTCATGGGTGAATATATCGCAAAAATGTTCGCTGAGGTGAAAAACAGGCCCCGCTATATAGTGGAAAAAAAATTATGGGCAGGGCCGTCCACCAGGACATCCTTGCCAAAAGGCGACGGCCCGGGGCAGGACGCCTAG
- a CDS encoding GtrA family protein, producing the protein MFKFLISRNFLYFIAFGGTAALVNLICGYFLYNAELFPYIVSVFIAASAGLLVNFFLNYKLNFKYKGRKLSQQFGTFLVVATIGTVLTAIVAHFSMQLLLFFEIEDVALAGFAVSSQFVAHVFSVGVITVYSFIAHKYFSFNVGIRSQVRRTIANIKSGT; encoded by the coding sequence ATGTTTAAATTTTTGATCTCTCGAAACTTTTTATATTTTATAGCTTTTGGGGGCACAGCCGCTCTGGTGAACCTCATCTGCGGCTATTTCTTGTACAATGCTGAACTTTTTCCATACATAGTTTCTGTTTTTATTGCAGCCAGTGCGGGCCTGCTTGTAAACTTTTTCCTGAATTACAAGCTGAATTTCAAGTATAAAGGCCGCAAGCTTTCACAGCAGTTTGGCACATTTCTGGTTGTTGCTACCATAGGCACGGTGCTGACGGCCATTGTCGCCCATTTTTCCATGCAATTGCTTCTTTTTTTTGAAATTGAAGACGTTGCCCTGGCTGGTTTTGCCGTTTCTTCACAGTTTGTTGCACACGTCTTTTCTGTGGGCGTTATCACTGTTTATTCCTTTATCGCGCACAAATATTTTTCCTTCAATGTTGGTATACGCAGTCAGGTGCGCAGGACCATCGCAAATATCAAGAGTGGTACATAA
- a CDS encoding FmdE family protein, whose protein sequence is MNIGSYTFDEFRRLAENFHGYAAPGLLVGGYMVELAKRHLPEGTLFEAVVESGKCLPDAVQLLTLCSIGNGWMKIHNLGRYAVSLFDKHTGEGVRVSVDPVKMAAYPEIEGWFLKKKAKKDQDVPRLEAEIEQAGDTICKIEPIMVKRRFIGHKHMSRIVCCPVCGEAYPAEDGPVCRGCQGEAPYVVARREIKAAERHEAATGVRVVPVQEAVGQTLVHDMTRIDPGQFKGPEFKAGQRISVGDICRLQQMGRFHVAVTDAPAGEGAAPSFASGEDNLVHENEAAEIFARRMAGEGVAYSLPPREGKVEFTAARDGLFSVDVERMRQFNLVPEIMVASRQDATLVKQNGPLAGTRAIPLFISRERLSQALEVLEGGPLFSVLPLRKARVGILVTGTEVFQGIIEDKFIPVITAKVTMLGCSVVKTDIVPDDREMMVRAVAGMREAGADLLITTGGLSVDPDDVTRHAMMDAGLTDVLHGVPVLPGTMSLMGRIPGPDGDMQVLGVPACALYFKTTFLDLVLPRLLSNRGITRAELARMGDGGYCLSCHTCTWPKCWFGK, encoded by the coding sequence ATGAACATCGGCTCCTATACTTTTGACGAATTTCGCCGTCTGGCGGAGAATTTTCACGGTTACGCCGCTCCTGGCCTGCTTGTGGGCGGGTACATGGTTGAGCTGGCCAAGAGGCATCTGCCCGAGGGCACGCTTTTCGAAGCAGTGGTGGAGTCCGGCAAATGCCTGCCCGACGCGGTGCAACTGCTGACCCTGTGCAGCATAGGCAACGGCTGGATGAAGATACACAATCTGGGCCGCTACGCCGTGTCGCTTTTTGACAAGCATACGGGCGAAGGCGTGCGCGTGAGCGTTGACCCGGTGAAAATGGCCGCGTATCCCGAAATCGAAGGGTGGTTTTTAAAGAAAAAAGCCAAGAAAGATCAGGATGTTCCCCGTCTTGAGGCCGAAATAGAACAGGCTGGCGACACCATTTGCAAGATTGAGCCGATTATGGTGAAGCGCCGCTTCATCGGGCACAAGCATATGTCGCGCATTGTCTGCTGTCCTGTGTGCGGCGAGGCCTATCCCGCTGAGGACGGCCCCGTGTGCCGGGGCTGTCAGGGCGAAGCGCCGTACGTGGTCGCCCGGCGCGAAATCAAGGCTGCAGAACGCCACGAGGCCGCCACTGGCGTGCGCGTGGTGCCTGTGCAGGAAGCCGTGGGTCAGACCCTGGTTCACGATATGACCCGCATAGACCCTGGCCAGTTCAAGGGGCCGGAATTCAAGGCCGGACAGCGCATCAGCGTGGGCGATATCTGCCGCCTGCAACAGATGGGGCGTTTTCATGTGGCGGTGACGGACGCCCCCGCCGGGGAAGGGGCGGCTCCTTCCTTTGCCTCTGGCGAGGACAATCTTGTCCACGAAAATGAGGCGGCCGAGATTTTCGCCCGCCGCATGGCGGGCGAGGGTGTGGCTTATTCCCTGCCGCCGCGCGAAGGCAAGGTGGAATTTACCGCAGCCAGGGACGGCCTTTTCAGCGTGGATGTGGAACGCATGCGTCAGTTCAACCTTGTGCCCGAAATAATGGTGGCTTCGCGGCAGGACGCCACCCTGGTCAAGCAGAACGGCCCCCTGGCGGGCACGCGGGCCATTCCGCTTTTCATCTCCCGCGAGCGGCTCTCACAGGCGCTTGAGGTTCTGGAAGGCGGACCGCTCTTCAGCGTGCTGCCCCTGCGCAAGGCGCGTGTGGGCATTCTGGTCACAGGCACGGAAGTTTTTCAGGGCATCATCGAGGACAAGTTTATTCCCGTTATTACGGCCAAGGTCACCATGCTTGGGTGCAGCGTGGTCAAGACGGATATCGTTCCCGACGACAGAGAAATGATGGTCAGGGCCGTGGCTGGAATGCGCGAGGCCGGGGCTGACCTGCTGATCACCACAGGCGGCCTTTCCGTTGATCCTGACGATGTGACGCGGCATGCCATGATGGATGCCGGCCTGACCGACGTGCTGCACGGCGTGCCCGTGCTGCCGGGCACCATGAGCCTTATGGGGCGCATCCCCGGCCCCGACGGCGACATGCAGGTGCTCGGCGTGCCCGCCTGCGCGCTGTACTTCAAAACGACGTTTCTGGATCTGGTGTTGCCGCGTCTTTTGTCCAACCGCGGGATCACCCGCGCCGAACTCGCGCGTATGGGCGACGGGGGCTATTGCCTCTCCTGCCATACCTGCACCTGGCCAAAATGCTGGTTTGGCAAGTAG
- a CDS encoding molybdenum cofactor guanylyltransferase translates to MTVQQDRGPVAGVVLAGGLSRRMGRDKALERLAGPPPVGAAEDMTGGHDGSMLSRIHSLVRSLVPVCFVSCREDTPRQGYDCVFDAVQGAGPTAGLQAALRRAESMGYTAVLALSCDLPFMDAPTLRQLLAARTAAPATCLVTAYRERHTGRVESLVAVYEVGALPYFDGALVQGQRRLSSVIPQELQCLLDYGPEEAGPFFNCNSPEDLAQARARLS, encoded by the coding sequence ATGACAGTACAGCAGGACAGGGGCCCGGTTGCCGGGGTCGTGCTCGCGGGCGGGCTCTCCCGCCGTATGGGCAGGGACAAGGCCCTGGAGCGTCTGGCTGGCCCGCCGCCCGTTGGGGCCGCAGAGGATATGACGGGCGGCCATGACGGCAGCATGCTGAGCCGTATTCACTCTCTGGTGCGTTCCCTGGTGCCCGTATGTTTTGTTTCCTGCCGTGAAGACACGCCACGGCAGGGGTATGACTGCGTTTTCGACGCCGTGCAGGGTGCAGGCCCCACGGCAGGGCTGCAAGCGGCCTTGCGACGGGCCGAAAGTATGGGCTATACAGCCGTGCTGGCGCTTTCCTGCGATCTGCCCTTTATGGACGCCCCCACCTTGCGCCAGTTGCTCGCGGCCAGAACTGCGGCCCCGGCCACGTGCCTTGTCACGGCATACCGCGAACGGCATACCGGGCGCGTTGAATCCCTCGTCGCCGTGTATGAGGTGGGGGCCCTGCCGTATTTTGATGGCGCTCTCGTTCAGGGGCAGCGCAGGCTTTCCAGTGTTATTCCTCAGGAATTACAGTGTCTTTTGGATTACGGTCCTGAAGAGGCCGGACCCTTTTTCAACTGCAACAGCCCCGAAGACCTGGCCCAGGCCCGGGCCAGACTGTCATAG
- the fdnG gene encoding formate dehydrogenase-N subunit alpha, whose amino-acid sequence MKSTRRSFLKGVGAGVLCLTLGNLGFDLGEAQAYAVKLKIEGAREVSSICPFCSVQCQIIAYVKDGKLVSTEGDPDFPITEGALCAKGAALYSMYTSDHRLKKPLYRAPHSDKWEEKDWDWTLEQIARRVKDARDKDMILKNEKGQTVNRLETIFWMGTSHASNEECAVIHQALRGLGVVHMDHQARVUHSPTVAALAESFGRGAMTNHWIDIKNADAVLIIGSNAAEHHPVAFKWIMKAKDNGAVLMHVDPKFSRTSARCDFHVPLRSGTDIPFLGGMVNYILENGCYHKDYVNNYTDAAFVVGDGYAFEDGLFSGFDAEARKYDKKLWAKAAGPDGAPVIDPTHKNPRCVINLMKDHYSRYTLKNVSDITGVSQENLLKVYKNFCATGSPDKAGTILYALGWTQHTVGVQNIRLSTLVQLLLGNIGVAGGGINALRGEPNVQGSTDHALLYNNIPGYHGTPQAPWQTLADYNKANTPVTTLPNSANWWGNRPKYVASLLKGWFGDAATPENDFCYSLLPKLEPGEDYSYMYMMDRIYNNKIKGGFIMGVNPMNSFPNTNKMRTALDNLDWLVCSEIHNSETTDNWKRPGVDPKTKKTEVFLLPSAHRIEKAGTISNSGRWLQWFDQAVQPGGEARNFADVVVPLFNTIRKMYAQEGGVLPDPIMKMHWTDKYDPQDWARRINGFFWADSKVGDKTYKRGQLVPAFAALKDDGSTSSLNWIYTGSWTEEDGNKSRRRDPSQTPMQANIGLFPNWSWCWPVNRRILYNRASVDVNGKPFNPKKAVIEWDGSKWVGDVPDGPWPPMSDPKGGKLPFIMVKDGHAQFYGPGPADGPFPEHYEPAETPLASHPFSKQLSSPVYKYHKSPLDQIAPPADPRFPIVLTTYSLTEHWCGGGETRNVPNLLEAEPQLYVEMSHELAKEKGIKNGDGVLLESARGKCEAIAMVTVRIRPFTVMGKTVHLVGMPFAFGWTTPKCGDSTNRLTVGAYDPNTTIPESKACCVNLRKADKLTEIG is encoded by the coding sequence ATGAAAAGCACCCGACGGAGTTTTCTCAAAGGTGTCGGTGCAGGGGTATTATGCCTGACACTGGGGAACCTGGGCTTCGATCTGGGCGAAGCTCAGGCTTACGCCGTTAAACTCAAAATTGAAGGGGCTCGCGAAGTATCGAGCATTTGCCCCTTTTGTTCCGTTCAGTGTCAGATCATCGCCTATGTGAAAGACGGCAAGCTCGTCTCCACCGAGGGTGACCCTGATTTTCCCATCACTGAAGGCGCACTCTGTGCCAAGGGCGCGGCCCTCTATTCGATGTACACAAGCGATCATCGTCTGAAAAAGCCCCTGTACCGCGCGCCTCACAGCGATAAGTGGGAAGAGAAGGACTGGGACTGGACCCTTGAGCAGATCGCGCGGCGCGTAAAAGACGCCCGCGACAAGGACATGATCCTCAAAAACGAAAAAGGCCAGACGGTCAACCGCCTGGAAACCATATTCTGGATGGGAACCTCGCACGCCTCCAACGAGGAATGCGCCGTTATCCATCAAGCCTTGCGCGGCCTGGGTGTTGTCCATATGGACCACCAGGCGCGGGTCTGACACAGCCCCACTGTTGCGGCTCTGGCAGAGTCGTTCGGACGCGGTGCAATGACCAACCACTGGATCGACATCAAGAATGCCGATGCGGTGCTTATTATCGGCAGTAATGCCGCTGAACATCATCCCGTGGCTTTCAAATGGATCATGAAAGCCAAGGACAACGGGGCCGTGCTCATGCACGTTGACCCCAAATTCTCGCGCACATCCGCCAGGTGTGATTTCCACGTGCCCCTTCGTTCCGGCACGGACATCCCCTTCCTTGGCGGCATGGTCAACTATATCCTTGAAAACGGCTGTTATCACAAGGATTACGTTAACAACTACACTGACGCGGCCTTTGTGGTGGGCGACGGCTACGCCTTTGAAGACGGACTCTTCAGCGGCTTCGACGCCGAGGCCCGCAAGTACGACAAAAAACTGTGGGCCAAGGCCGCAGGGCCTGACGGCGCGCCTGTCATCGACCCCACGCACAAGAACCCGCGTTGCGTCATCAACCTGATGAAAGACCACTATTCCCGCTACACTCTCAAGAATGTCTCCGACATTACGGGCGTGTCGCAGGAAAACCTGCTCAAGGTCTACAAGAACTTCTGCGCCACCGGCAGCCCTGACAAGGCAGGCACCATTTTGTACGCCCTGGGCTGGACTCAGCATACCGTGGGCGTGCAGAACATCCGCCTTTCCACCCTTGTGCAGCTTCTGCTGGGCAACATCGGCGTCGCTGGCGGCGGCATCAACGCCCTGCGCGGCGAACCCAATGTGCAGGGTTCAACGGACCATGCCCTGCTGTACAACAACATCCCCGGTTATCACGGCACCCCGCAGGCTCCGTGGCAGACCCTGGCCGACTACAACAAGGCCAATACGCCGGTCACCACCCTGCCCAACAGCGCCAACTGGTGGGGCAACAGGCCCAAGTACGTGGCAAGTCTGCTCAAGGGCTGGTTCGGCGACGCCGCCACGCCAGAGAACGACTTCTGCTACAGCCTTTTGCCCAAGCTGGAGCCGGGCGAAGACTATTCGTACATGTATATGATGGACAGGATATATAACAACAAGATCAAGGGCGGCTTCATCATGGGCGTGAACCCCATGAACAGCTTCCCCAACACCAACAAGATGCGCACAGCCCTGGACAATCTGGACTGGCTCGTCTGCTCTGAAATCCACAACTCCGAAACCACGGATAACTGGAAGCGCCCCGGGGTTGACCCCAAAACCAAGAAGACGGAAGTCTTTTTGCTGCCGTCGGCCCACCGCATTGAAAAGGCGGGCACCATCAGCAACAGCGGACGCTGGCTCCAGTGGTTTGACCAGGCTGTGCAGCCCGGCGGCGAAGCGCGTAACTTCGCTGACGTGGTCGTGCCCCTCTTCAACACCATCCGCAAGATGTACGCGCAAGAGGGCGGCGTGCTGCCCGATCCCATCATGAAGATGCACTGGACCGACAAGTACGATCCCCAGGACTGGGCCAGGCGCATCAACGGCTTCTTCTGGGCCGACAGCAAGGTGGGCGACAAGACCTACAAACGCGGCCAGCTTGTGCCCGCGTTTGCCGCCCTCAAGGACGACGGCTCGACCTCTTCCCTCAACTGGATATACACGGGAAGCTGGACTGAAGAAGACGGCAACAAGTCACGGCGGCGCGACCCCAGCCAGACGCCCATGCAGGCCAATATCGGCCTCTTCCCCAACTGGTCGTGGTGCTGGCCCGTCAACCGCCGCATTCTGTACAACCGCGCCTCGGTGGACGTGAACGGCAAGCCCTTCAATCCCAAGAAAGCCGTTATTGAATGGGACGGCAGCAAATGGGTGGGCGACGTGCCCGACGGCCCCTGGCCGCCCATGTCCGACCCCAAGGGGGGCAAGCTGCCCTTCATCATGGTCAAGGACGGGCATGCCCAGTTCTACGGCCCCGGTCCCGCCGACGGGCCCTTCCCCGAGCACTACGAACCTGCTGAAACGCCCCTGGCGAGCCATCCGTTCTCCAAGCAGCTCAGCAGTCCCGTGTACAAGTACCACAAGTCGCCTCTGGACCAGATCGCGCCTCCGGCCGATCCGCGCTTCCCCATTGTGCTGACTACCTATAGCCTCACCGAGCATTGGTGCGGCGGCGGCGAAACTCGCAATGTGCCCAACCTGCTTGAAGCCGAACCCCAGCTCTATGTGGAAATGAGCCACGAGCTGGCCAAGGAAAAGGGCATCAAGAACGGCGACGGCGTGTTGCTGGAAAGCGCGCGCGGCAAGTGCGAGGCCATCGCCATGGTGACCGTGCGCATACGGCCCTTCACGGTTATGGGCAAGACAGTCCACCTTGTGGGCATGCCCTTCGCCTTCGGCTGGACAACGCCAAAATGTGGCGACTCCACCAACAGGCTGACCGTGGGCGCGTATGACCCCAATACCACCATTCCTGAGTCCAAGGCCTGCTGCGTGAACCTGCGCAAGGCCGACAAGCTGACCGAAATAGGCTAA
- a CDS encoding ArnT family glycosyltransferase — MSAKPAARDASRANLMDRPSVSLLCVFLFCVSLLILGYSVLYRPLNRDEYEHLYSSYLMVQGQLPYRDFFQHHHFLSWLLLAPVVKIFSDTPYLLYIARCLSLCAILATAFYTYKISVLKGGDKRSVFLFVTVLLSIDIIVWSGILVRPDMFMVAAFFAGLYYYIIYLKYKNIFPLVLSFLLFFASFLFLQKAIFLLFGFGICAIYHLYKKELRLRDFLTALALPLFLLAYLLYFMLKEHVLIDYVELNWLFNFMIPFEYGKILVKPPLLFCSIALIMAETGIIKRAKFQFTSVIFLVFCVFFAILPTPYWQYYIPLFPFIIMTLSSSFSIVQDRKNKNAIVVLLLLLVIFNAGLNIYKFVWVKTNTCVKREYDIVLRVTGENEEILGSHEICPVRRDALGYYGHILELCQLENAHFSRGKELYDIPELIMTKAPKVLWSGLVEEYFDDNGFKTYIEQNYVKICRLYVARSIPPEKYQNDRAR, encoded by the coding sequence ATGAGCGCCAAACCAGCAGCCAGGGACGCGTCACGCGCCAACCTTATGGACAGGCCGTCAGTCTCTCTTCTTTGTGTTTTTCTTTTTTGCGTCAGTCTGCTCATTCTGGGGTATTCCGTACTCTATCGCCCTCTGAATCGTGACGAATATGAGCACCTGTATTCTTCATACCTCATGGTGCAGGGGCAACTTCCCTATAGGGATTTCTTTCAGCACCACCACTTCTTATCCTGGCTTTTGCTTGCTCCAGTAGTAAAAATTTTTTCAGATACGCCATATCTTCTTTATATAGCACGTTGCCTGTCGCTTTGTGCGATTCTTGCAACCGCATTTTATACGTACAAAATATCTGTGCTGAAAGGAGGGGACAAAAGGAGCGTTTTTCTTTTTGTCACCGTATTGTTAAGCATAGACATCATTGTTTGGTCAGGCATTTTGGTGCGGCCCGACATGTTTATGGTTGCCGCTTTTTTTGCGGGTTTGTATTACTATATCATTTATTTAAAATATAAGAACATATTCCCGCTAGTTCTTTCTTTTCTCCTTTTTTTTGCTTCATTTCTGTTTCTCCAAAAAGCGATTTTTCTGCTCTTTGGTTTTGGCATTTGTGCCATCTACCATCTGTACAAGAAGGAGCTACGTCTTCGGGATTTTCTGACAGCACTGGCGCTCCCGCTTTTTCTGCTCGCCTATCTGCTGTACTTCATGCTGAAGGAGCATGTGCTCATTGACTACGTAGAGCTGAACTGGCTTTTCAATTTTATGATTCCTTTTGAGTATGGCAAGATCCTCGTGAAGCCGCCTCTGCTTTTTTGTAGCATTGCTCTTATTATGGCGGAAACAGGCATAATAAAAAGGGCTAAATTTCAGTTTACGTCAGTTATATTTTTGGTTTTTTGCGTTTTTTTCGCTATTTTGCCCACTCCGTATTGGCAGTACTACATACCTCTTTTTCCTTTCATTATCATGACGCTCTCAAGCAGTTTCAGCATAGTGCAGGATCGCAAGAACAAGAATGCAATTGTTGTCCTGCTTCTGCTTCTTGTCATATTCAATGCTGGGCTAAATATTTACAAATTCGTATGGGTTAAAACGAATACGTGCGTCAAACGGGAATATGACATCGTGTTGCGTGTTACCGGTGAGAATGAGGAGATTTTGGGAAGCCATGAAATTTGCCCTGTCCGCAGGGACGCTCTCGGGTACTACGGGCATATCCTGGAGTTGTGCCAACTGGAGAATGCGCATTTTTCCCGAGGCAAGGAGCTTTATGATATCCCCGAGTTGATCATGACGAAAGCTCCAAAGGTGCTCTGGTCTGGTCTTGTGGAGGAATACTTTGATGACAATGGGTTCAAGACGTATATAGAGCAAAACTATGTCAAGATTTGCCGCTTGTATGTAGCCAGAAGCATCCCGCCAGAGAAATATCAAAATGACCGGGCGCGCTGA
- a CDS encoding CvpA family protein produces MGQDIFDLIVVLTLAFFAGRGYLNGFVGEVAGIVSLLGGFWAAHTYHHLLSPHLSLISDPGWRTIAAYVLVFLGVLISVALLARLLQKILSLSFVSWADRLAGAALGFAKGALLWSLCMLVLQKYFSQAAFMQHSRVPPYFVALSAQVRGWLPPDLVSRLGL; encoded by the coding sequence ATGGGCCAGGATATTTTTGACCTCATTGTTGTTCTGACGCTGGCGTTCTTTGCCGGACGCGGTTATCTTAACGGCTTTGTTGGCGAAGTGGCGGGCATTGTGTCGCTGTTGGGCGGTTTTTGGGCTGCCCACACCTATCACCATCTGCTTTCGCCCCACCTGAGCCTCATTTCTGATCCGGGGTGGCGCACCATTGCGGCCTATGTTCTGGTATTTTTGGGCGTGCTCATATCCGTGGCCCTGCTGGCCCGCCTGCTGCAAAAAATTCTTTCCCTTTCTTTTGTCAGTTGGGCCGACAGGCTGGCCGGGGCAGCGCTGGGCTTTGCCAAGGGCGCGTTGCTGTGGTCTTTGTGCATGCTTGTGCTGCAAAAATATTTCTCACAGGCGGCCTTTATGCAGCACAGCCGCGTGCCGCCCTATTTTGTCGCCCTCTCGGCGCAGGTTCGGGGCTGGCTGCCGCCCGACCTCGTATCGCGTCTTGGGCTTTAA